One region of Synechococcus elongatus PCC 11801 genomic DNA includes:
- a CDS encoding cytochrome ubiquinol oxidase subunit I — translation MSWLADTATLSRLQFAVTAIFHMLWPVLTTGLAIFLVIVEGLWLRTRNPDYYHHARFWAKLYVLNFGIGVASGLPMEFQFGTNWAPFSEAVGDFFGSILGFEGAMAFMLEAGFLGIMLFGWNRVPPVIHYLATIMVAFGANLSTFWILAANSWMQTPAGTVLQDGHFQVLDYFRIIFNPFMAVSVSHMFLATLETSLFMVGGISAWYLLRDRESDFFRRSFVIVLSALIAIAPLQIWVGHLSGEQVWEYQPTKLAAMEAQWETIPAGEAAPWSILAWPDTKAETNRWSLEVPQALGWILEFQPRLSRPLKGLSEWEPRDRPSMVGLVFYAFRAMVGIGFALAGLMFLTITQWLRGNLTNQRWLLWGWVLAAPLGYIAVESGWIVRCVGRQPWLVYGQLRTLDAASNVPAGAVASSLGTFLLLYSVLFVTALYFGRRILIKGPNRQLPLPETAAPVTAAAES, via the coding sequence ATGTCTTGGCTTGCCGACACCGCCACGCTCTCTCGATTGCAGTTTGCTGTCACCGCCATTTTTCACATGCTCTGGCCGGTATTGACGACAGGCTTGGCCATTTTTTTGGTGATTGTGGAGGGTCTGTGGCTACGGACGCGCAACCCGGATTATTACCATCACGCTCGTTTTTGGGCCAAACTCTACGTCCTCAACTTTGGGATTGGTGTTGCCTCGGGGCTGCCGATGGAATTTCAGTTTGGAACCAACTGGGCGCCCTTCTCAGAAGCGGTCGGTGATTTCTTCGGCAGCATTCTCGGCTTTGAAGGTGCGATGGCCTTCATGTTGGAAGCGGGCTTCTTGGGGATCATGCTGTTTGGCTGGAATCGCGTGCCGCCTGTGATCCACTACCTCGCCACGATCATGGTGGCGTTTGGGGCAAACCTCTCGACCTTCTGGATTTTGGCGGCCAACTCTTGGATGCAAACACCGGCTGGAACCGTGCTTCAGGATGGTCACTTCCAGGTGCTCGACTACTTCCGGATCATCTTCAATCCCTTCATGGCGGTCAGCGTCTCCCATATGTTCCTCGCAACTTTGGAGACTTCGCTGTTTATGGTCGGTGGCATCAGCGCTTGGTACCTGCTGCGCGATCGCGAAAGTGACTTTTTCCGTCGCTCCTTTGTGATCGTCCTTTCAGCATTGATCGCGATCGCCCCACTCCAAATCTGGGTCGGTCACCTCAGTGGCGAGCAAGTCTGGGAATATCAGCCGACAAAACTGGCAGCAATGGAAGCGCAGTGGGAAACGATCCCTGCCGGTGAAGCTGCACCGTGGAGCATCTTGGCTTGGCCGGATACCAAGGCTGAAACCAATCGCTGGTCACTAGAAGTTCCGCAGGCGTTAGGCTGGATTCTGGAATTTCAGCCACGCCTCAGCCGTCCGCTCAAGGGCTTATCAGAGTGGGAGCCGCGCGATCGCCCCAGCATGGTCGGCCTAGTTTTTTACGCCTTTCGGGCCATGGTCGGCATTGGCTTTGCCCTCGCTGGCTTGATGTTTCTGACCATTACCCAATGGTTGCGCGGCAATCTCACCAACCAACGCTGGCTGCTCTGGGGCTGGGTGTTGGCTGCGCCCTTGGGCTACATTGCTGTTGAATCGGGCTGGATTGTCCGTTGTGTGGGTCGTCAGCCTTGGCTCGTCTACGGCCAGTTGCGAACGCTGGATGCTGCCTCCAATGTTCCTGCCGGAGCCGTTGCCTCTTCTCTCGGAACCTTTTTGCTGCTCTACAGCGTGCTCTTTGTGACGGCGCTCTATTTCGGTCGCCGTATTTTGATCAAGGGACCAAACCGCCAATTACCGCTTCCTGAAACTGCAGCACCAGTGACGGCTGCCGCCGAGTCTTAG
- the cydB gene encoding cytochrome d ubiquinol oxidase subunit II, whose product MDALLHFLPQVWFVILALFLFLYVVLDGFDLGVGILSLTASSENRRTILMTSLGNIWDANETWLVLMGGALFGAFPLAYGTILNALYLPIFLMIFGLILRAVAFEFRENAENKRFWNVAFGSGSFLAALAQGFALGSVLTGIQTDVSGHYIGGLWDWLNWHSLLVSLTLIQAYVLIGSTYLIMRTAGSLQETHFKTAKLAAITTLIGAIAITATTPFISESARDRLFQVPFIYGFTLIPILGVLLIIALWQSLQKRKEVAPFVWTVLLFILTFIGLGLLVFPYVIPPSITIYEAAASPSALVFMIVFIGFLIPIMLFYNIYNYVVFRGKVEVEHSEVTGLPQDA is encoded by the coding sequence ATGGATGCCCTGCTGCATTTTCTTCCTCAGGTTTGGTTTGTCATTCTGGCGCTATTCCTGTTTCTCTATGTTGTTCTTGATGGCTTTGACCTAGGCGTTGGCATTCTCTCGCTGACGGCCAGCAGTGAGAACCGCCGCACAATTTTGATGACCAGTCTTGGCAACATCTGGGATGCCAATGAAACTTGGCTAGTTTTGATGGGCGGTGCCTTGTTTGGAGCTTTCCCGTTGGCCTATGGCACGATTCTCAACGCGCTTTATCTGCCGATTTTCCTAATGATTTTTGGCTTGATTCTGCGGGCGGTTGCCTTTGAATTTCGGGAAAATGCCGAGAATAAGCGCTTCTGGAATGTGGCCTTTGGGAGTGGTAGTTTTCTGGCTGCTCTTGCTCAAGGCTTCGCGCTGGGCAGTGTCTTGACAGGCATCCAAACAGATGTCAGTGGCCATTATATCGGTGGTCTTTGGGACTGGCTGAACTGGCATAGCTTGCTGGTTAGCCTGACGTTGATTCAAGCCTATGTACTGATTGGCTCGACCTACTTAATTATGCGAACAGCAGGCAGTCTACAGGAGACACACTTCAAGACAGCCAAGCTAGCTGCCATTACCACTCTTATCGGTGCGATCGCAATTACTGCGACTACACCATTTATCTCGGAAAGTGCCCGCGATCGCCTTTTTCAAGTGCCATTCATCTATGGCTTTACACTCATTCCCATTCTCGGTGTCCTTCTGATTATTGCGCTGTGGCAAAGTCTCCAAAAACGGAAAGAAGTCGCTCCCTTTGTTTGGACTGTTTTATTGTTTATCTTGACTTTTATTGGTCTGGGTTTGCTTGTTTTTCCCTATGTAATCCCGCCCAGTATCACTATCTATGAAGCAGCTGCTTCGCCGAGTGCTCTAGTCTTCATGATTGTTTTTATTGGTTTTTTGATTCCTATCATGTTGTTCTATAACATC